Proteins from a single region of Gambusia affinis linkage group LG12, SWU_Gaff_1.0, whole genome shotgun sequence:
- the LOC122841507 gene encoding cAMP-specific 3',5'-cyclic phosphodiesterase 4D-like isoform X8: protein MIVTPFAQVLASLRTVRSNFALITGQQDRAASKTRSSGSHPPSMCKTSLAEEPHQQLAIETLDELDWCLDQLDTLKTRHSVSEMASNKFKRMLNRELSQLSETSRSGNQVSEFISSTFLEKPDVMDIISPPTKEKDKKKRPMSQISGVKKATHSLVPSTIPRFGVNPSQEEFLAKELEDVDRWGLDIFKVAEYSGKRPLTVTMYTIFQERDLLKTFKIPADHFINFMMTLEDHYRSDVAYHNNIHAADVVQSTHVLLSTPALEAVFTDLEILAALFASSIHDVDHPGVSNQFLINTNSELALMYNDLSVLENHHLAVGFKLLQEDNCDIFQNLSKKQRQSLRKMVIDMVLATDMSKHMNLLADLKTMVETKKVTNLGVLLLDNYSDRIQVLQNMVHCADLSNPTKPLELYRKWTDRIMVEFFTQGDRERDKGMEISPMCDKHNASIEKNQVGFIDYIVHPLWETWADLVHPDAQEILDTLEDNREWYQSMIPRSPSPRPHSQGGGGSLEEASVPGEGPGSATTEKFQFGLTLEEEGESDTEGSPREEKGSRSLTKHSGAFDSGSIPTRRLNKILTSDSGRTFSLDSQKDMAEDRETDPAGPSVVPRFRLGT, encoded by the exons GTCCTTGCCAGCTTGAGGACAGTCCGAAGTAATTTTGCCCTCATAACTGGACAGCAAGACAGAGCAGCCAGCAA GACACGCTCCTCAGGAAGCCACCCACCCTCAATGTGTAAGACCAGTCTTGCAG AGGAGCCTCACCAGCAGCTGGCTATAGAGACTCTGGATGAGCTGGACTGGTGTCTGGATCAATTAGACACGCTGAAAACTCGACACTCTGTCAGCGAGATGGCTTCCAACAAG TTCAAGAGAATGCTGAACCGAGAGCTCAGTCAGCTGTCAGAGACCAGCCGCTCTGGGAACCAGGTGTCTGAGTTCATCTCCAGCACCTTTCTCG AGAAGCCAGATGTCATGGACATTATCTCTCCTCCTACCaaggagaaagacaaaaagaagcgTCCCATGTCTCAAATCAGTGGTGTCAAGAAGGCCACGCACAGCCTCGTTCCCTCCACCATCCCTCGCTTTGGGGTCAACCCCAGTCAGGAGGAGTTCCTCGCAAAG GAGCTTGAGGACGTTGACAGATGGGGACTCGACATCTTCAAGGTTGCAGAGTACTCTGGAAAACGTCCATTGACAGTCACAATGTACACAATCTTTCAG gAACGTGATTTGCTGAAAACATTCAAGATTCCTGCAGACCATTTTATTAACTTCATGATGACACTGGAGGATCATTACCGCTCTGACGTGGCTTACCATAACAACATCCATGCTGCAGATGTGGTGCAGTCCACGCATGTGCTGCTgtccacccctgctctagag GCCGTATTTACTGATCTAGAGATTCTGGCTGCACTGTTTGCCAGCTCCATCCATGATGTGGATCACCCTGGAGTTTCCAACCAGTTTCTTATCAACACCA ACTCTGAGCTGGCCCTGATGTACAATGATCTGTCAGTGCTGGAGAACCATCACCTGGCTGTGGGTTTTAAGCTTCTGCAGGAAGATAACTGTGACATCTTCCAGAACCTGAGCAAAAAACAGAGACAGTCTCTCCGCAAGATGGTCATTGACATG GTGCTGGCCACTGACATGTCAAAACACATGAACCTATTAGCAGACTTAAAAACCATGGTGGAGACAAAGAAAGTAACCAATCTGGGTGTTCTCCTGCTAGACAACTATTCAGATCGCATACAG GTTCTTCAGAACATGGTGCACTGCGCGGACCTGAGCAATCCCACCAAACCCCTTGAACTGTACCGTAAGTGGACTGACCGCATTATGGTGGAGTTCTTCACTCAGGGAGACAGGGAGAGAGACAAAGGAATGGAGATCAGCCCCATGTGTGACAAACACAACGCCTCGATAGAGAAGAACCAG GTGGGCTTCATTGACTACATCGTCCATCCGCTCTGGGAGACGTGGGCTGACCTGGTGCACCCTGATGCTCAGGAGATCTTGGACACGCTGGAGGACAACAGAGAGTGGTACCAGAGCATGATCCCCCGCAGCCCCTCACCCAGGCCCCACAGCCAGGGAGGGGGGGGCTCTCTGGAGGAAGCTTCAGTGCCAGGCGAGGGCCCAGGTTCCGCGACAACTGAGAAATTCCAGTTTGGGCTGACTTTAGAGGAAGAGGGTGAGTCTGACACGGAGGGCTCACCAAGAGAGGAGAAGGGCAGCAGGAGCCTAACCAAACACAGCGGTGCGTTTGATTCTGGATCCATACCGACTCGACGGCTCAACAAGATCCTCACCAGTGACTCAGGCAGGACATTTTCTCTGGACTCTCAGAAGGATATGGCAGAAGACAGAGAAACAGACCCAGCAGGCCCTTCTGTGGTCCCGCGTTTCAGACTCGGCACATAG